From one Populus alba chromosome 17, ASM523922v2, whole genome shotgun sequence genomic stretch:
- the LOC118049850 gene encoding phospholipid-transporting ATPase 2 isoform X2, giving the protein MKRFVYINDDESSPTHDLYCDNRISNRKYTLLNFLPKNLMEQFSRFMNQYFLLIACLQLWSLITPVNPASTWGPLIFIFAVSATKEAWDDYNRYLSDKKANEKQVWIVRKGIKKHIQAQDICVGNLVWLRENDEVPCDLVLIGTSDPQGLCYIETAALDGETDLKTRVTPSACMGIDFELLHKIKGVIECPNPDKDIRRLDANLRLFPPFIDNDVCPLTIKNTILQSCYLRNTEWACGVAVYTGNETKLGMSRGIPEPKLTAMDAMIDKLTGAIFVFQIVVVMVLGIAGNVWKDTEARKQWYVLYPDEGPWYELLVIPLRFELLCSIMIPISIKVSLDLVKSLYAKFIDWDREMIDLETDTPSHATNTAISEDLGQVEYILTDKTGTLTENKMVFRICCISGNFYGNEAGDASKDKQLLNAISSGSPDVVRFLTVMAICNTVIPVQSKTGAILYKAQSQDEDALVHAAAKLNMVLVCKNGNILELRFNTSAIQYEVLETLEFTSDRKRMSVVVRDCQNGKILLLSKGADEAILPYASPGQQTRIFNEAVEQYSQLGLRTLCLAWRELKEDEYEEWSSMFREASSTLVDREWRIAEVCQRLERDLEVLGVTAIEDRLQDGVPETIYTLRKAGIHFWMLTGDKQNTAIQIALSCNFISPEPKGQLLLIDGKTEEEVGRSLERVLLTMRTTASEPKDVAFVIDGWALEIALKHYWKAFTELAILSRTAICCRVTPSQKAQLVQILKSCDYRTLAIGDGGNDVRMIQQADIGVGISGREGLQAARAADYSIGRFRFLKRLILVHGRYSYNRTAFLSQYSFYKSLLICFIQIFFSFISGVSGTSLFNSVSLMAYNVFYTSIPVLVSVLDKDLSEETVMQHPQILFYCQAGRLLNPSTFAGWFGRSLFHAIVVFVISIHAYAFEKSEMEEVGMVALSGCIWLQAFVVTIETNSFTILQHLAIWGNLIAFYVINWIVSAIPSSGMYTIMFRLCRQPSYWLTMLLIVAAGMGPILAIKYFRYTYRPSKINTLQQAERLGGPILSLGNIEPPQQRLIEKEVAPLSITQSKNRNPVYEPLLSDSPSTRRSFGPGTPFDFFQSQSRLSSNYTRNCKDN; this is encoded by the exons atgaaGCGGTTCGTCTACATCAACGACGATGAGTCATCGCCTACACATGATCTTTACTGCGACAACCGCATTTCCAATCGGAAATACACTCTCCTCAATTTCCTCCCTAAAAATCTCATGGAGCAGTTCAG TCGGTTTATGAACCAGTACTTCTTGTTGATTGCGTGTCTTCAACTATGGTCGCTTATTACTCCGGTGAACCCGGCGAGCACCTGGGGGccgttgatttttatatttgctGTGTCCGCGACGAAAGAGGCTTGGGATGATTATAATAGATATTTGTCTGATAAGAAGGCgaatgaaaaacaagtttggATTGTTAGGAAGGGGATCAAGAAACAT ATTCAAGCGCAGGATATATGTGTCGGTAATTTAGTGTGGCTTCGTGAGAATGATGAAGTGCCGTGCGATCTTGTTTTGATTGGTACATCAGATCCTCAAGGGCTTTGTTATATAGAG ACAGCCGCTCTAGATGGTGAAACTGATTTGAAGACAAGGGTAACACCCTCTGCCTGCATGGGGATAGATTTTGAATTATTGCACAAAATTAag GGTGTTATTGAATGCCCCAATCCAGATAAGGACATCCGACGACTTGATGCAAATTTACGCTTGTTTCCTCCATTTATTGATAATGATGTATGCCCATTGACTATCAAAAACACAATTCTTCAGTCATGCTACTTGCGTAACACTGAGTGGGCTTGTGGAGTTGCTGTCTACACAG GTAATGAGACTAAGCTGGGTATGAGTAGGGGTATACCTGAACCAAAGCTGACAGCTATGGATGCCATGATTGACAAGTTGACTGGagctatatttgtttttcaaatagtgGTTGTTATGGTTCTAGGGATAGCCGGGAATGTCTGGAAAGACACTGAGGCTAGAAAG CAATGGTATGTTTTATATCCAGATGAGGGTCCTTGGTATGAGCTACTAGTTATCCCTCTACGGTTCGAGCTTCTCTGTTCCATCATGATTCCGATATCGATTAAG GTATCTCTGGATCTTGTTAAGAGCTTATATGCAAAGTTCATTGATTGGGATAGGGAGATGATTGACCTAGAAACCGATACTCCATCTCACGCAACAAA CACAGCAATAAGTGAGGATCTTGGGCAAGTTGAGTACATATTGACTGACAAAACCGGAACCCTCACTGAAAATAAAATGGTTTTCAGAATATGTTGCATCAGTGGCAATTTTTATGGGAATGAGGCTGGGGATGCTTCGAAAG ATAAGCAACTGTTAAATGCCATTTCTAGTGGATCTCCTGATGTTGTTCGGTTTCTCACAGTCATGGCAATATGTAATACTGTTATACCTGTCCAAAG CAAAACTGGAGCTATCTTGTACAAAGCACAATCCCAGGATGAGGACGCACTTGTCCATGCTGCTGCTAAGTTAAACATGGTCCTCGTCTGTAAAAATGGAAATATTCTTG agcttaGATTCAATACTTCAGCAATTCAGTATGAAGTACTGGAAACTCTGGAGTTCACTTCTGATAGGAAAAGAATGTCAGTAGTGGTGAGAGATTGCCAAAATGGAAAGATTTTGCTTTTGTCTAAGGGAGCTGATGAAGCAATTCTTCCTTATGCTTCTCCTG GACAACAAacaaggatatttaatgagGCTGTGGAACAATATTCTCAATTGGGGCTGCGCACATTATGCTTGGCTTGGCGGGAATTAAAAGAAGATGAATATGAGGAGTGGTCTTCTATGTTTAGAGAGGCCAGTAGTACTTTGGTTGATAGGGAG TGGAGAATAGCTGAGGTCTGTCAAAGATTAGAACGTGATCTTGAAGTTCTTGGAGTTACTGCCATAGAGGACCGTCTACAG GATGGTGTCCCAGAAACAATTTACACTTTAAGAAAAGCAGGAATACATTTTTGGATGCTTACTGGAGACAAGCAAAATACAGCCATACAAATTGCTCTCTCATGCAACTTCATTTCACCAG AGCCAAAAGGTCAGCTTCTATTAATTGATGGAAAAACTGAAGAGGAAGTTGGTAGAAGTTTAGAGAGAGTTTTACTTACAATGAGGACAACAGCTTCAGAACCAAAG GATGTTGCATTTGTTATTGATGGCTGGGCTCTTGAAATTGCACTGAAGCATTACTGGAAAGCATTCACGGAACTAGCAATATTATCAAGAACTGCTATATGTTGCCGTGTGACACCATCTCAAAAAGCACAG CTTGTACAGATCTTAAAATCATGTGATTACCGGACTTTGGCAATTGGCGATGGTGGGAATGATGTGAGAATGATACAACAAGCTGACATTGGGGTTGGCATTAGTGGGAGAGAAGGACTGCAGGCAGCCAGGGCAGCTGATTATAGCATTGGAA GATTCAGATTTCTAAAAAGATTGATTCTTGTCCATGGCCGGTATTCGTATAACCGAACTGCATTCCTGTCCCAGTATTCTTTCTATAAATCCCTACTGATATGTTTCATCCAAATCTT cttctcttttatttcaggTGTCTCTGGGACCAGTCTTTTCAATTCTGTTAGTTTGATGgcttataatgttttttacacCAGCATACCTGTTCTAGTTAGTGTCCTTGACAAAGATCTCAGTGAAGAAACTGTAATGCAGCATCCACAAATTCTGTTTTACTGTCAAGCTGGGAG GCTTCTTAACCCAAGCACATTTGCAGGATGGTTTGGCCGGTCCCTTTTTCAT GCGATTGTTGTATTTGTAATCAGCATACATGCCTATGCATTTGAAAAAAGCGAAATGGAGGAGGTTGGGATGGTGGCACTCTCCGGATGTATATGGTTACAGGCTTTCGTTGTAACAATAGAGACCAA CTCCTTTACAATCTTGCAACATCTTGCCATATGGGGGAACTTGATTGCATTTTATGTCATCAACTGGATTGTCAGTGCCATTCCATCATCAGGAATGTACACAATAATGTTCCGGCTATGTAGACAACCATCTTATTGGCTAACTATGCTG CTCATCGTGGCGGCGGGGATGGGTCCAATTCTAGCTATAAAGTACTTCCGTTATACATACAGACCCAGCAAAATCAACACCCTTCAGCAGGCAGAACGTCTGGGTGGGCCAATTTTGTCTCTCGGTAATATCGAGCCACCACAACAACGATTGATTGAGAAAGAAGTTGCTCCATTATCAATTACTCAATCGAAGAACAGAAACCCGGTTTACGAACCTCTTCTCTCCGATTCTCCAAGCACCAGAAGGTCTTTCGGACCGGGaactccttttgatttctttcaatCACAATCCAGATTATCTTCGAACTACACAAGAAACTGCAAGGACAATTGA
- the LOC118049850 gene encoding phospholipid-transporting ATPase 2 isoform X3 codes for MGIDFELLHKIKGVIECPNPDKDIRRLDANLRLFPPFIDNDVCPLTIKNTILQSCYLRNTEWACGVAVYTGNETKLGMSRGIPEPKLTAMDAMIDKLTGAIFVFQIVVVMVLGIAGNVWKDTEARKQWYVLYPDEGPWYELLVIPLRFELLCSIMIPISIKVSLDLVKSLYAKFIDWDREMIDLETDTPSHATNTAISEDLGQVEYILTDKTGTLTENKMVFRICCISGNFYGNEAGDASKDKQLLNAISSGSPDVVRFLTVMAICNTVIPVQSKTGAILYKAQSQDEDALVHAAAKLNMVLVCKNGNILELRFNTSAIQYEVLETLEFTSDRKRMSVVVRDCQNGKILLLSKGADEAILPYASPGQQTRIFNEAVEQYSQLGLRTLCLAWRELKEDEYEEWSSMFREASSTLVDREWRIAEVCQRLERDLEVLGVTAIEDRLQVNIFRDGVPETIYTLRKAGIHFWMLTGDKQNTAIQIALSCNFISPEPKGQLLLIDGKTEEEVGRSLERVLLTMRTTASEPKDVAFVIDGWALEIALKHYWKAFTELAILSRTAICCRVTPSQKAQLVQILKSCDYRTLAIGDGGNDVRMIQQADIGVGISGREGLQAARAADYSIGRFRFLKRLILVHGRYSYNRTAFLSQYSFYKSLLICFIQIFFSFISGVSGTSLFNSVSLMAYNVFYTSIPVLVSVLDKDLSEETVMQHPQILFYCQAGRLLNPSTFAGWFGRSLFHAIVVFVISIHAYAFEKSEMEEVGMVALSGCIWLQAFVVTIETNSFTILQHLAIWGNLIAFYVINWIVSAIPSSGMYTIMFRLCRQPSYWLTMLLIVAAGMGPILAIKYFRYTYRPSKINTLQQAERLGGPILSLGNIEPPQQRLIEKEVAPLSITQSKNRNPVYEPLLSDSPSTRRSFGPGTPFDFFQSQSRLSSNYTRNCKDN; via the exons ATGGGGATAGATTTTGAATTATTGCACAAAATTAag GGTGTTATTGAATGCCCCAATCCAGATAAGGACATCCGACGACTTGATGCAAATTTACGCTTGTTTCCTCCATTTATTGATAATGATGTATGCCCATTGACTATCAAAAACACAATTCTTCAGTCATGCTACTTGCGTAACACTGAGTGGGCTTGTGGAGTTGCTGTCTACACAG GTAATGAGACTAAGCTGGGTATGAGTAGGGGTATACCTGAACCAAAGCTGACAGCTATGGATGCCATGATTGACAAGTTGACTGGagctatatttgtttttcaaatagtgGTTGTTATGGTTCTAGGGATAGCCGGGAATGTCTGGAAAGACACTGAGGCTAGAAAG CAATGGTATGTTTTATATCCAGATGAGGGTCCTTGGTATGAGCTACTAGTTATCCCTCTACGGTTCGAGCTTCTCTGTTCCATCATGATTCCGATATCGATTAAG GTATCTCTGGATCTTGTTAAGAGCTTATATGCAAAGTTCATTGATTGGGATAGGGAGATGATTGACCTAGAAACCGATACTCCATCTCACGCAACAAA CACAGCAATAAGTGAGGATCTTGGGCAAGTTGAGTACATATTGACTGACAAAACCGGAACCCTCACTGAAAATAAAATGGTTTTCAGAATATGTTGCATCAGTGGCAATTTTTATGGGAATGAGGCTGGGGATGCTTCGAAAG ATAAGCAACTGTTAAATGCCATTTCTAGTGGATCTCCTGATGTTGTTCGGTTTCTCACAGTCATGGCAATATGTAATACTGTTATACCTGTCCAAAG CAAAACTGGAGCTATCTTGTACAAAGCACAATCCCAGGATGAGGACGCACTTGTCCATGCTGCTGCTAAGTTAAACATGGTCCTCGTCTGTAAAAATGGAAATATTCTTG agcttaGATTCAATACTTCAGCAATTCAGTATGAAGTACTGGAAACTCTGGAGTTCACTTCTGATAGGAAAAGAATGTCAGTAGTGGTGAGAGATTGCCAAAATGGAAAGATTTTGCTTTTGTCTAAGGGAGCTGATGAAGCAATTCTTCCTTATGCTTCTCCTG GACAACAAacaaggatatttaatgagGCTGTGGAACAATATTCTCAATTGGGGCTGCGCACATTATGCTTGGCTTGGCGGGAATTAAAAGAAGATGAATATGAGGAGTGGTCTTCTATGTTTAGAGAGGCCAGTAGTACTTTGGTTGATAGGGAG TGGAGAATAGCTGAGGTCTGTCAAAGATTAGAACGTGATCTTGAAGTTCTTGGAGTTACTGCCATAGAGGACCGTCTACAGGTGAATATTTTCAGA GATGGTGTCCCAGAAACAATTTACACTTTAAGAAAAGCAGGAATACATTTTTGGATGCTTACTGGAGACAAGCAAAATACAGCCATACAAATTGCTCTCTCATGCAACTTCATTTCACCAG AGCCAAAAGGTCAGCTTCTATTAATTGATGGAAAAACTGAAGAGGAAGTTGGTAGAAGTTTAGAGAGAGTTTTACTTACAATGAGGACAACAGCTTCAGAACCAAAG GATGTTGCATTTGTTATTGATGGCTGGGCTCTTGAAATTGCACTGAAGCATTACTGGAAAGCATTCACGGAACTAGCAATATTATCAAGAACTGCTATATGTTGCCGTGTGACACCATCTCAAAAAGCACAG CTTGTACAGATCTTAAAATCATGTGATTACCGGACTTTGGCAATTGGCGATGGTGGGAATGATGTGAGAATGATACAACAAGCTGACATTGGGGTTGGCATTAGTGGGAGAGAAGGACTGCAGGCAGCCAGGGCAGCTGATTATAGCATTGGAA GATTCAGATTTCTAAAAAGATTGATTCTTGTCCATGGCCGGTATTCGTATAACCGAACTGCATTCCTGTCCCAGTATTCTTTCTATAAATCCCTACTGATATGTTTCATCCAAATCTT cttctcttttatttcaggTGTCTCTGGGACCAGTCTTTTCAATTCTGTTAGTTTGATGgcttataatgttttttacacCAGCATACCTGTTCTAGTTAGTGTCCTTGACAAAGATCTCAGTGAAGAAACTGTAATGCAGCATCCACAAATTCTGTTTTACTGTCAAGCTGGGAG GCTTCTTAACCCAAGCACATTTGCAGGATGGTTTGGCCGGTCCCTTTTTCAT GCGATTGTTGTATTTGTAATCAGCATACATGCCTATGCATTTGAAAAAAGCGAAATGGAGGAGGTTGGGATGGTGGCACTCTCCGGATGTATATGGTTACAGGCTTTCGTTGTAACAATAGAGACCAA CTCCTTTACAATCTTGCAACATCTTGCCATATGGGGGAACTTGATTGCATTTTATGTCATCAACTGGATTGTCAGTGCCATTCCATCATCAGGAATGTACACAATAATGTTCCGGCTATGTAGACAACCATCTTATTGGCTAACTATGCTG CTCATCGTGGCGGCGGGGATGGGTCCAATTCTAGCTATAAAGTACTTCCGTTATACATACAGACCCAGCAAAATCAACACCCTTCAGCAGGCAGAACGTCTGGGTGGGCCAATTTTGTCTCTCGGTAATATCGAGCCACCACAACAACGATTGATTGAGAAAGAAGTTGCTCCATTATCAATTACTCAATCGAAGAACAGAAACCCGGTTTACGAACCTCTTCTCTCCGATTCTCCAAGCACCAGAAGGTCTTTCGGACCGGGaactccttttgatttctttcaatCACAATCCAGATTATCTTCGAACTACACAAGAAACTGCAAGGACAATTGA
- the LOC118049852 gene encoding zinc finger CCCH domain-containing protein 2: MSTICAERHKPYSTPHQLLSPKRSLIRDLEVLPGKLLAKKTHQETLDMSPYETNLQRFLPCNDYSNEKVLDGELDPYSSDHFRMYEFKVRRCTRSRSHDWTDCPFAHPGEKARRRDPRRFHYSGTVCPEFKRGGCSRGENCEFSHGVFECWLHPSRYRTEACKDGKNCRRKVCFFAHSPRQLRILPEVSSLNKSLASPCSSLNHSHCCVVCHSMTSSPTSTLLGMSHMSPPLSPSLSPPLSPVKHQSLSGFSPISRYNETLSKFRAGVVSYKDVLNELMSSLEAMNFNEGASVSSPMSLSTNHNRNVNSTTPWNIDVSFSGEDQPQFILSPSTPTPSSNFFNGDCSSNKGLFVDDKINDHNNIGDGGLACSSDPDLGWVNELLM, translated from the coding sequence ATGAGCACCATTTGTGCCGAGCGACACAAGCCCTACAGCACTCCTCACCAACTTCTTTCTCCCAAGAGATCCTTGATCAGAGATCTTGAAGTTCTACCAGGAAAACTCCTTGCAAAGAAAACCCATCAAGAAACCCTAGACATGTCTCCATACGAGACTAATCTTCAGAGATTCCTTCCTTGTAATGACTACAGCAATGAGAAGGTTCTTGATGGTGAGCTAGATCCGTACTCTTCTGACCATTTCCGCATGTATGAGTTCAAAGTTCGTCGCTGCACGCGCAGCCGTAGCCATGACTGGACCGACTGCCCCTTTGCTCATCCTGGCGAAAAGGCTCGTAGGAGAGACCCCCGGAGGTTTCACTACTCTGGAACTGTTTGCCCTGAGTTTAAGCGTGGAGGGTGTAGCCGTGGAGAGAATTGTGAGTTTTCTCATGGTGTTTTTGAGTGTTGGCTGCACCCTTCTCGTTATCGAACCGAGGCTTGCAAAGATGGCAAGAATTGTAGGCGAAAGGTTTGTTTCTTCGCTCACTCACCTCGCCAACTTCGCATTTTGCCTGAGGTTTCTTCACTCAATAAGAGCCTGGCTTCACCATGTTCATCTCTCAATCATAGTCATTGTTGTGTTGTTTGCCATTCCATGACTTCCTCCCCGACCTCTACTCTCCTTGGCATGTCCCACATGTCACCGCCATTGTCACCGTCATTATCACCACCTCTATCACCGGTGAAACACCAATCCTTATCCGGGTTTTCGCCAATCTCCCGATATAATGAAACGCTAAGCAAGTTTAGAGCTGGAGTTGTGAGTTACAAAGATGTGCTCAATGAGCTAATGAGTTCTTTAGAAGCCATGAATTTCAACGAAGGAGCGAGTGTTTCTTCACCTATGTCCTTATCTACTAATCACAACAGGAATGTCAACAGCACCACTCCATGGAATATTGATGTCTCTTTCAGTGGAGAAGATCAGCCACAATTCATTCTTTCACCTTCAACTCCAACcccttcatcaaattttttcaatggAGATTGTTCAAGCAATAAGGGCCTGTTCGTTGATGACAAGATTAATGATCATAATAatattggtgatggtggtttggCTTGTAGTTCTGATCCTGACCTTGGATGGGTTAATGAGCTCTTAATGTAG
- the LOC118049850 gene encoding phospholipid-transporting ATPase 2 isoform X1, which produces MKRFVYINDDESSPTHDLYCDNRISNRKYTLLNFLPKNLMEQFSRFMNQYFLLIACLQLWSLITPVNPASTWGPLIFIFAVSATKEAWDDYNRYLSDKKANEKQVWIVRKGIKKHIQAQDICVGNLVWLRENDEVPCDLVLIGTSDPQGLCYIETAALDGETDLKTRVTPSACMGIDFELLHKIKGVIECPNPDKDIRRLDANLRLFPPFIDNDVCPLTIKNTILQSCYLRNTEWACGVAVYTGNETKLGMSRGIPEPKLTAMDAMIDKLTGAIFVFQIVVVMVLGIAGNVWKDTEARKQWYVLYPDEGPWYELLVIPLRFELLCSIMIPISIKVSLDLVKSLYAKFIDWDREMIDLETDTPSHATNTAISEDLGQVEYILTDKTGTLTENKMVFRICCISGNFYGNEAGDASKDKQLLNAISSGSPDVVRFLTVMAICNTVIPVQSKTGAILYKAQSQDEDALVHAAAKLNMVLVCKNGNILELRFNTSAIQYEVLETLEFTSDRKRMSVVVRDCQNGKILLLSKGADEAILPYASPGQQTRIFNEAVEQYSQLGLRTLCLAWRELKEDEYEEWSSMFREASSTLVDREWRIAEVCQRLERDLEVLGVTAIEDRLQVNIFRDGVPETIYTLRKAGIHFWMLTGDKQNTAIQIALSCNFISPEPKGQLLLIDGKTEEEVGRSLERVLLTMRTTASEPKDVAFVIDGWALEIALKHYWKAFTELAILSRTAICCRVTPSQKAQLVQILKSCDYRTLAIGDGGNDVRMIQQADIGVGISGREGLQAARAADYSIGRFRFLKRLILVHGRYSYNRTAFLSQYSFYKSLLICFIQIFFSFISGVSGTSLFNSVSLMAYNVFYTSIPVLVSVLDKDLSEETVMQHPQILFYCQAGRLLNPSTFAGWFGRSLFHAIVVFVISIHAYAFEKSEMEEVGMVALSGCIWLQAFVVTIETNSFTILQHLAIWGNLIAFYVINWIVSAIPSSGMYTIMFRLCRQPSYWLTMLLIVAAGMGPILAIKYFRYTYRPSKINTLQQAERLGGPILSLGNIEPPQQRLIEKEVAPLSITQSKNRNPVYEPLLSDSPSTRRSFGPGTPFDFFQSQSRLSSNYTRNCKDN; this is translated from the exons atgaaGCGGTTCGTCTACATCAACGACGATGAGTCATCGCCTACACATGATCTTTACTGCGACAACCGCATTTCCAATCGGAAATACACTCTCCTCAATTTCCTCCCTAAAAATCTCATGGAGCAGTTCAG TCGGTTTATGAACCAGTACTTCTTGTTGATTGCGTGTCTTCAACTATGGTCGCTTATTACTCCGGTGAACCCGGCGAGCACCTGGGGGccgttgatttttatatttgctGTGTCCGCGACGAAAGAGGCTTGGGATGATTATAATAGATATTTGTCTGATAAGAAGGCgaatgaaaaacaagtttggATTGTTAGGAAGGGGATCAAGAAACAT ATTCAAGCGCAGGATATATGTGTCGGTAATTTAGTGTGGCTTCGTGAGAATGATGAAGTGCCGTGCGATCTTGTTTTGATTGGTACATCAGATCCTCAAGGGCTTTGTTATATAGAG ACAGCCGCTCTAGATGGTGAAACTGATTTGAAGACAAGGGTAACACCCTCTGCCTGCATGGGGATAGATTTTGAATTATTGCACAAAATTAag GGTGTTATTGAATGCCCCAATCCAGATAAGGACATCCGACGACTTGATGCAAATTTACGCTTGTTTCCTCCATTTATTGATAATGATGTATGCCCATTGACTATCAAAAACACAATTCTTCAGTCATGCTACTTGCGTAACACTGAGTGGGCTTGTGGAGTTGCTGTCTACACAG GTAATGAGACTAAGCTGGGTATGAGTAGGGGTATACCTGAACCAAAGCTGACAGCTATGGATGCCATGATTGACAAGTTGACTGGagctatatttgtttttcaaatagtgGTTGTTATGGTTCTAGGGATAGCCGGGAATGTCTGGAAAGACACTGAGGCTAGAAAG CAATGGTATGTTTTATATCCAGATGAGGGTCCTTGGTATGAGCTACTAGTTATCCCTCTACGGTTCGAGCTTCTCTGTTCCATCATGATTCCGATATCGATTAAG GTATCTCTGGATCTTGTTAAGAGCTTATATGCAAAGTTCATTGATTGGGATAGGGAGATGATTGACCTAGAAACCGATACTCCATCTCACGCAACAAA CACAGCAATAAGTGAGGATCTTGGGCAAGTTGAGTACATATTGACTGACAAAACCGGAACCCTCACTGAAAATAAAATGGTTTTCAGAATATGTTGCATCAGTGGCAATTTTTATGGGAATGAGGCTGGGGATGCTTCGAAAG ATAAGCAACTGTTAAATGCCATTTCTAGTGGATCTCCTGATGTTGTTCGGTTTCTCACAGTCATGGCAATATGTAATACTGTTATACCTGTCCAAAG CAAAACTGGAGCTATCTTGTACAAAGCACAATCCCAGGATGAGGACGCACTTGTCCATGCTGCTGCTAAGTTAAACATGGTCCTCGTCTGTAAAAATGGAAATATTCTTG agcttaGATTCAATACTTCAGCAATTCAGTATGAAGTACTGGAAACTCTGGAGTTCACTTCTGATAGGAAAAGAATGTCAGTAGTGGTGAGAGATTGCCAAAATGGAAAGATTTTGCTTTTGTCTAAGGGAGCTGATGAAGCAATTCTTCCTTATGCTTCTCCTG GACAACAAacaaggatatttaatgagGCTGTGGAACAATATTCTCAATTGGGGCTGCGCACATTATGCTTGGCTTGGCGGGAATTAAAAGAAGATGAATATGAGGAGTGGTCTTCTATGTTTAGAGAGGCCAGTAGTACTTTGGTTGATAGGGAG TGGAGAATAGCTGAGGTCTGTCAAAGATTAGAACGTGATCTTGAAGTTCTTGGAGTTACTGCCATAGAGGACCGTCTACAGGTGAATATTTTCAGA GATGGTGTCCCAGAAACAATTTACACTTTAAGAAAAGCAGGAATACATTTTTGGATGCTTACTGGAGACAAGCAAAATACAGCCATACAAATTGCTCTCTCATGCAACTTCATTTCACCAG AGCCAAAAGGTCAGCTTCTATTAATTGATGGAAAAACTGAAGAGGAAGTTGGTAGAAGTTTAGAGAGAGTTTTACTTACAATGAGGACAACAGCTTCAGAACCAAAG GATGTTGCATTTGTTATTGATGGCTGGGCTCTTGAAATTGCACTGAAGCATTACTGGAAAGCATTCACGGAACTAGCAATATTATCAAGAACTGCTATATGTTGCCGTGTGACACCATCTCAAAAAGCACAG CTTGTACAGATCTTAAAATCATGTGATTACCGGACTTTGGCAATTGGCGATGGTGGGAATGATGTGAGAATGATACAACAAGCTGACATTGGGGTTGGCATTAGTGGGAGAGAAGGACTGCAGGCAGCCAGGGCAGCTGATTATAGCATTGGAA GATTCAGATTTCTAAAAAGATTGATTCTTGTCCATGGCCGGTATTCGTATAACCGAACTGCATTCCTGTCCCAGTATTCTTTCTATAAATCCCTACTGATATGTTTCATCCAAATCTT cttctcttttatttcaggTGTCTCTGGGACCAGTCTTTTCAATTCTGTTAGTTTGATGgcttataatgttttttacacCAGCATACCTGTTCTAGTTAGTGTCCTTGACAAAGATCTCAGTGAAGAAACTGTAATGCAGCATCCACAAATTCTGTTTTACTGTCAAGCTGGGAG GCTTCTTAACCCAAGCACATTTGCAGGATGGTTTGGCCGGTCCCTTTTTCAT GCGATTGTTGTATTTGTAATCAGCATACATGCCTATGCATTTGAAAAAAGCGAAATGGAGGAGGTTGGGATGGTGGCACTCTCCGGATGTATATGGTTACAGGCTTTCGTTGTAACAATAGAGACCAA CTCCTTTACAATCTTGCAACATCTTGCCATATGGGGGAACTTGATTGCATTTTATGTCATCAACTGGATTGTCAGTGCCATTCCATCATCAGGAATGTACACAATAATGTTCCGGCTATGTAGACAACCATCTTATTGGCTAACTATGCTG CTCATCGTGGCGGCGGGGATGGGTCCAATTCTAGCTATAAAGTACTTCCGTTATACATACAGACCCAGCAAAATCAACACCCTTCAGCAGGCAGAACGTCTGGGTGGGCCAATTTTGTCTCTCGGTAATATCGAGCCACCACAACAACGATTGATTGAGAAAGAAGTTGCTCCATTATCAATTACTCAATCGAAGAACAGAAACCCGGTTTACGAACCTCTTCTCTCCGATTCTCCAAGCACCAGAAGGTCTTTCGGACCGGGaactccttttgatttctttcaatCACAATCCAGATTATCTTCGAACTACACAAGAAACTGCAAGGACAATTGA